In Halarcobacter bivalviorum, a genomic segment contains:
- a CDS encoding YajQ family cyclic di-GMP-binding protein, with amino-acid sequence MAKEHSFDISAKLDMQEMKNAVIQAQKEIDNRYDFKGVTKEIDFNQGAKTLTLVSSSDNKIDAMYDILIAKMNKRGLSINSLEELKKEDSSGANRRFVYSIVDSIKADEAKQIQVEIKKLKVKVKAVNQGDEIRVTGKNIDDLQTIMRHLKSLEFKSPLVFDNFK; translated from the coding sequence ATGGCAAAAGAACATAGTTTCGATATCTCTGCTAAACTTGATATGCAAGAGATGAAAAATGCAGTTATACAAGCTCAAAAAGAGATAGATAATAGATATGATTTTAAAGGTGTAACAAAAGAAATAGATTTTAATCAAGGTGCAAAAACTTTAACTTTAGTAAGTTCAAGTGATAATAAAATTGATGCAATGTATGATATTTTAATAGCAAAAATGAACAAAAGAGGTTTATCTATTAACTCTTTAGAAGAGTTAAAAAAAGAGGATAGCTCTGGAGCTAATAGAAGATTTGTTTATTCTATTGTTGATTCAATTAAAGCAGATGAAGCAAAACAAATCCAAGTTGAAATTAAAAAATTAAAAGTAAAAGTAAAAGCAGTAAATCAAGGTGATGAAATTAGAGTTACTGGAAAAAATATTGATGATTTACAAACAATTATGAGACATTTAAAATCACTTGAATTTAAATCTCCTTTAGTTTTTGATAACTTTAAGTAG
- the cobA gene encoding uroporphyrinogen-III C-methyltransferase yields the protein MKKVHLIGAGPGDIELLTIKAHKLIKEAEVIVFDRLANSKILELAPKCCKFIDVGKTDGHHPVKQDEINKILYTLTNKYDNIVRLKGGDPFVFGRGGEEALYLKNRGIEFDIIPGISSSVAVPAYAGIPITQRGITSSFRVITGHECKKCKSQINWESFKTDETLVFLMGLHNIRKIAKNLIKIGKEVTLPIAVISKGTTSEQIVVVGTLENIVEKAKGLPTPALIVVGNVVNLREELNWFK from the coding sequence ATGAAAAAAGTACATTTAATAGGGGCTGGGCCAGGAGATATAGAACTTTTAACAATAAAGGCTCATAAATTAATAAAAGAAGCAGAAGTAATTGTATTTGACAGACTTGCAAACTCTAAAATACTTGAACTTGCACCTAAATGCTGTAAATTTATTGATGTTGGTAAAACAGATGGACATCACCCTGTAAAACAGGATGAAATAAATAAGATACTTTATACACTAACTAATAAATATGACAATATCGTTAGGTTAAAAGGTGGAGATCCTTTTGTCTTTGGTCGTGGTGGAGAAGAAGCCCTTTATTTAAAAAACAGAGGAATTGAATTTGATATTATTCCAGGGATCAGTTCTTCTGTTGCAGTTCCTGCATATGCAGGGATACCAATTACGCAAAGAGGTATTACAAGCTCTTTTAGAGTTATTACAGGTCATGAATGTAAAAAATGTAAATCTCAGATTAATTGGGAATCTTTTAAAACAGATGAGACTTTAGTTTTTTTAATGGGCTTACATAATATCAGAAAAATTGCCAAAAATCTAATAAAAATAGGAAAAGAAGTGACTTTACCTATTGCAGTAATTAGTAAAGGGACAACAAGTGAACAAATTGTTGTGGTAGGAACTCTAGAAAATATTGTGGAAAAGGCAAAAGGTTTACCAACTCCTGCGTTAATAGTTGTTGGTAATGTTGTGAATTTAAGAGAAGAATTAAATTGGTTTAAATGA
- a CDS encoding NUDIX domain-containing protein — MNNKIEEFKIKPLIEPKYVHPVKIEYKQNGKDKTWEAVRNFDSVSILIYHEEKKSFLLVKQFRPAVYLNDNSKKFTYELCAGLVDKDASLVQIAKEEIDEECGFDVPLKEIEKITSFYTNVGVSGGCQYLYYAKIDDSMKIHEGGGIHDEQIELMYLPIEEYKEFMYDETKAKTPGLMFAFMWFMENKLK; from the coding sequence ATGAATAATAAAATAGAAGAGTTTAAAATAAAACCCTTAATTGAACCAAAATATGTACATCCAGTTAAGATAGAATATAAACAAAATGGTAAAGATAAAACTTGGGAAGCAGTAAGAAATTTTGACTCGGTATCAATTCTAATTTATCATGAAGAGAAGAAATCTTTTTTATTGGTAAAGCAGTTTAGACCAGCAGTTTATTTAAATGATAATAGTAAAAAATTTACTTATGAATTGTGTGCAGGATTAGTAGATAAAGATGCCTCTTTAGTTCAAATAGCGAAAGAAGAAATAGATGAAGAGTGTGGCTTTGATGTACCTTTAAAAGAGATTGAAAAGATTACCTCATTTTATACTAATGTTGGAGTTAGTGGAGGTTGTCAATATCTTTATTATGCAAAAATAGATGATAGTATGAAAATTCATGAGGGTGGTGGAATTCATGATGAACAAATAGAACTTATGTATTTACCCATTGAAGAGTATAAAGAGTTTATGTATGATGAAACAAAAGCAAAAACACCTGGATTAATGTTTGCTTTTATGTGGTTTATGGAAAATAAATTAAAATAA
- a CDS encoding PAS domain S-box protein: protein MKDLNLKCLKEITILYAEDDLVIQKQTAGILQSLVKEVHIANCGKEAIEFYENSNIDIIITDITMPNMNGIDFAKEVRKSNSEIPIIVISAHNDSNILIQAIEIGISRFILKPLNISDLIQIVTEFAENICNKNEKVNVTNLLEQYKNIVDTDSIVSKTDKNGIITYVNERFIDISGYSKEELIGKHHNIIRHPDTPSEVFKKMWDTIANKKQVWQGVVKNLSKQGKSYYVRSTIKPILDVNGKIIEYIAIRQDITPQEKTRKFLQKQNFEKISNLNDALKNQEQYENVINQINIVSRFDLQGRITYVNKRFCKLIEYTKEELIGQTFKKIRHEKTKIETSRQMWKTVKSGKPWSGKLMNKSKTGKTFHLDAVISPIFNQNNEIIEFISVCHNITSIIELHKELEDTQREIIYRMGEIGETRSKETGNHVKRVAEYSKLLGKLSGLPDLEIEILFMASPMHDIGKVGIPDSVLNKPGKLNEEEWEIMKEHSELGYNILKNSKREILKAAAIISYHHHEKWNGAGYPQGLKGDEIHIFGRITAIADVFDALGSDRCYKKAWELDRILELFKEERGKHFDPTLVDLFFNNLDDFLKIRDTYVD, encoded by the coding sequence GTGAAAGATTTAAATTTAAAGTGTTTAAAAGAGATTACAATTTTATATGCAGAAGATGATCTTGTAATTCAAAAACAAACAGCAGGTATTTTACAAAGTTTAGTAAAAGAAGTTCATATTGCTAATTGTGGGAAGGAAGCAATTGAATTTTATGAAAATAGTAATATTGATATTATTATTACAGATATAACGATGCCAAATATGAATGGTATAGACTTTGCAAAAGAGGTAAGAAAAAGTAATAGTGAAATACCTATTATTGTAATTAGTGCGCATAATGATAGTAATATTTTAATTCAAGCAATAGAAATAGGGATTAGTAGATTTATTTTAAAACCTTTAAATATCTCTGATTTAATTCAAATTGTTACTGAATTTGCTGAGAATATTTGTAATAAAAATGAAAAAGTTAATGTAACAAACCTTTTAGAACAATATAAAAATATTGTTGATACAGATTCTATTGTTTCTAAAACTGATAAAAATGGAATCATCACTTATGTAAATGAGCGATTTATAGATATTTCTGGTTATTCAAAAGAGGAATTAATTGGGAAACATCATAATATAATTAGACATCCAGATACTCCTAGTGAAGTTTTCAAAAAAATGTGGGATACAATTGCAAATAAAAAGCAAGTATGGCAAGGTGTAGTTAAAAATCTCTCTAAACAAGGTAAATCATATTATGTAAGGTCAACCATTAAACCTATTTTGGATGTAAATGGTAAAATTATTGAATATATTGCAATAAGACAAGATATTACTCCTCAAGAAAAGACGAGAAAGTTCTTACAAAAACAAAATTTTGAAAAAATCTCAAATTTAAATGATGCCCTAAAAAATCAAGAACAGTATGAAAATGTAATTAATCAAATAAATATAGTTTCAAGATTTGATTTACAAGGAAGAATAACCTATGTAAATAAAAGATTTTGTAAGTTAATTGAATATACAAAAGAGGAACTTATAGGTCAAACTTTCAAAAAAATAAGGCATGAAAAAACAAAAATAGAGACATCAAGACAGATGTGGAAAACTGTTAAAAGTGGAAAGCCTTGGAGTGGAAAATTAATGAATAAGTCAAAAACAGGTAAGACTTTTCATTTAGACGCTGTTATCTCTCCTATTTTTAATCAAAACAATGAAATTATAGAGTTTATTTCTGTTTGTCATAATATCACTTCAATTATTGAACTACATAAAGAGCTAGAAGATACTCAAAGAGAAATTATTTATAGAATGGGTGAAATAGGGGAAACTAGGTCTAAAGAGACTGGAAACCATGTAAAAAGGGTTGCTGAGTATTCTAAACTTTTAGGTAAACTTTCTGGATTACCTGATTTAGAAATAGAGATACTATTTATGGCTTCTCCAATGCATGATATTGGGAAAGTAGGTATTCCTGATAGTGTCTTAAATAAACCTGGAAAATTAAATGAAGAAGAGTGGGAGATTATGAAAGAGCATAGTGAGCTTGGATATAATATTCTTAAAAACTCAAAAAGAGAGATTTTAAAAGCAGCTGCAATTATCTCTTATCATCACCATGAAAAATGGAATGGAGCAGGTTATCCTCAAGGTTTAAAAGGTGATGAAATTCATATCTTTGGAAGAATAACAGCAATAGCAGATGTTTTTGATGCTTTAGGTAGTGATAGATGTTATAAAAAAGCTTGGGAATTAGATAGAATTCTTGAGCTTTTTAAAGAAGAGAGAGGAAAACATTTTGATCCTACTTTAGTGGATTTATTTTTCAATAATTTAGATGACTTCTTAAAGATTAGAGATACTTATGTAGATTAG
- the thiD gene encoding bifunctional hydroxymethylpyrimidine kinase/phosphomethylpyrimidine kinase, which yields MKIVLSIAGSDCSGGAGLQADLKTFEAFNVFGCTVLTVLTAGNTTGVRSIKEIKPSFVKEQLEMIFKDFDISAIKIGMLYSNEIINLIREFIKDLQIPIVLDPVCISKNGSVLLNENALLNLKTLFDYVTIITPNQFEAKALLNYQINCKKSIEEIENLKCSTLIKNYIEKEKSVDILYINKRVKKYKTLYIKSKNTHGTGCSFSSAITANLALGKSLEESIIISNKFIYEAIKNAPNLGKGIGPISHKNGALYLSYNK from the coding sequence ATGAAAATTGTATTAAGTATAGCAGGTAGTGATTGTAGTGGTGGAGCAGGATTACAAGCTGATTTAAAAACATTTGAAGCATTTAATGTTTTTGGATGTACAGTATTAACAGTACTTACTGCTGGAAATACAACTGGAGTTAGAAGTATAAAAGAGATTAAGCCATCTTTTGTAAAAGAACAACTTGAAATGATATTCAAAGATTTTGACATAAGTGCAATAAAAATAGGAATGCTTTATTCAAATGAAATAATTAATCTAATTAGAGAGTTCATAAAAGATTTACAAATTCCTATAGTTTTAGATCCTGTATGTATATCAAAAAACGGTTCTGTATTATTAAATGAAAATGCACTTTTAAATTTGAAAACACTTTTTGACTATGTAACTATTATAACTCCAAATCAGTTTGAAGCAAAAGCACTTTTAAACTATCAAATTAATTGTAAGAAATCAATAGAGGAAATAGAAAATTTAAAATGTTCTACATTGATAAAAAATTATATTGAAAAAGAAAAAAGTGTTGATATCTTATATATAAACAAGAGAGTTAAAAAATATAAGACACTCTATATTAAATCAAAAAATACACATGGTACAGGATGTAGTTTTTCAAGTGCAATAACAGCAAATTTAGCCCTTGGAAAAAGTTTAGAAGAATCAATTATCATATCTAATAAATTTATCTATGAAGCAATTAAAAATGCACCAAACCTTGGTAAGGGTATAGGTCCTATTTCACATAAAAATGGTGCATTATATCTCTCATATAATAAATAG
- a CDS encoding c-type cytochrome: protein MNLINNKTVKQIVFALLSTSSLFAQTNLDSQLKESAEKVFKTYCWGCHHQTSIAFGPSFKEIANKREKGEIMGYIASPLSLYKEQGYKRSVMPSFANHLSAKELDVIADYIISFKEDK from the coding sequence ATGAATTTGATAAATAATAAAACAGTAAAACAAATTGTTTTTGCACTACTAAGTACAAGTAGTTTATTTGCACAAACTAATTTGGATTCGCAGTTAAAAGAGTCTGCTGAAAAAGTTTTTAAAACCTATTGTTGGGGTTGTCATCATCAAACCTCAATTGCATTTGGACCTTCTTTTAAAGAAATAGCAAATAAAAGAGAGAAAGGAGAAATTATGGGATATATAGCAAGTCCCCTTTCATTATATAAAGAGCAAGGCTATAAAAGAAGTGTGATGCCATCATTTGCAAATCATCTATCAGCAAAAGAGTTAGATGTAATAGCAGATTATATTATTTCTTTTAAGGAGGATAAGTAA
- a CDS encoding AraC family transcriptional regulator: MEKESNKTIFNKSFNIKKINNLDFNLHQHSLYELVCISKGELKLTIDFQVYNLKPNTIYIIKPGQVHQWIQDGFPDDCKGIIFHFSKDFLPSYNMVNQLYEESSFPIIELPKHTFDNISLLILMLEEEQNNSLNAYLFGSILEYVLKFKKSSENLYYKDERIYLLLDLIEKNFINEKSAAFYARELDLTTKRLNELTKKYLNKTVSSLIFERNIIEIKRELTYSNLTIAKISDKLGFNTSSHFSKFFKQNTSYSPLEFREQKKLMYK, translated from the coding sequence ATGGAAAAAGAATCAAATAAGACTATATTTAATAAGTCATTTAATATAAAAAAAATTAATAATCTTGATTTTAATTTGCATCAACACTCTTTATATGAGCTTGTTTGTATATCAAAAGGAGAATTAAAATTAACTATTGATTTTCAAGTATATAATTTAAAACCAAATACTATATATATAATAAAACCCGGACAAGTACATCAGTGGATTCAAGATGGATTTCCAGATGATTGTAAAGGAATCATCTTTCACTTCTCAAAAGATTTTCTACCTTCTTATAATATGGTAAATCAACTTTATGAAGAGAGTTCTTTTCCAATTATTGAATTACCCAAACACACCTTTGATAATATTAGTTTACTAATATTAATGCTAGAAGAAGAACAAAACAATTCTTTAAATGCATATTTATTTGGTTCAATTTTAGAATATGTCTTAAAATTTAAAAAATCTTCTGAAAATCTTTACTATAAAGATGAACGAATATATCTGCTGTTAGACTTAATTGAAAAAAATTTTATAAATGAAAAATCAGCAGCTTTTTATGCAAGAGAACTAGATTTGACTACAAAAAGATTAAATGAGTTAACAAAAAAATACCTAAATAAAACTGTTTCTTCATTAATTTTTGAAAGAAATATTATTGAAATAAAAAGAGAGCTAACTTATAGTAATTTAACTATTGCAAAAATTTCAGATAAATTAGGATTTAACACAAGTTCACACTTTTCAAAATTCTTCAAACAAAATACTTCATATTCTCCATTAGAATTTAGGGAACAAAAAAAACTGATGTACAAATAA
- a CDS encoding radical SAM/SPASM domain-containing protein, whose product MFRLSELIKSTLEDIPSRGHSGSIMIWNFTNRCNLFCHHCYSKADPNNMDLLSFDEIRKTIPQLIESGIRFVIFSGGEPLIRSDIYDIAQEMKKHKIMTYLSTNGMYINEKNVEKIITTFNYIGISIDGKEEVHDYFRGQKGSYKKAIKAIKLIQKNGGNAGVRFTLTKETKDDFYSIFELVENLNVNKFYISHLVYSGRGEDNLKIDLTKEERRECVEYIIDKAFDYYNSKKGIDLVTGNMEMDSILLLKRFEKNYPRKVDDLMRRLKLWGGNNSGIRIGNMDWKGDVKPDPFFPKVIGNYLKQPFENIWSNTDDEIVNKLREIPRKISGKCENCKYISICNGGSRSRAYVIHNDLWAEDPSCYLTNEEIKA is encoded by the coding sequence ATGTTTAGATTATCTGAACTAATAAAATCAACCTTAGAAGATATTCCAAGTAGAGGACATAGTGGTTCGATTATGATATGGAATTTTACAAATAGGTGTAATCTATTTTGCCATCATTGTTATAGTAAGGCAGATCCAAATAATATGGATTTATTAAGTTTTGATGAAATAAGAAAAACAATACCACAACTTATAGAATCAGGTATTAGATTTGTTATTTTTAGTGGTGGAGAACCCTTAATTAGAAGTGATATTTATGATATTGCCCAAGAGATGAAGAAGCATAAGATCATGACATATCTATCTACAAATGGAATGTACATAAATGAGAAGAATGTAGAAAAAATCATCACTACATTTAACTACATAGGAATAAGTATTGATGGTAAAGAAGAAGTACATGATTATTTTAGAGGACAAAAAGGTTCATATAAAAAAGCAATAAAAGCAATTAAATTAATCCAAAAGAATGGTGGAAATGCAGGAGTTAGATTTACTCTTACAAAAGAGACAAAAGATGATTTTTACTCAATATTTGAGCTTGTGGAGAATTTAAATGTAAATAAGTTTTATATTTCTCATCTTGTTTATTCAGGACGTGGAGAGGATAATTTAAAGATTGACTTGACAAAAGAGGAAAGACGTGAGTGTGTTGAGTACATAATTGATAAAGCTTTTGACTACTATAACTCAAAAAAAGGTATAGACCTTGTAACTGGAAATATGGAAATGGATTCTATATTATTATTAAAAAGATTTGAAAAAAATTATCCAAGAAAAGTTGATGATTTAATGAGAAGGTTAAAACTTTGGGGTGGTAATAATTCAGGTATTAGAATAGGAAATATGGATTGGAAAGGAGATGTTAAACCTGACCCTTTTTTCCCAAAAGTTATCGGTAATTATTTAAAACAACCATTTGAAAATATTTGGAGTAATACAGATGATGAGATAGTTAATAAGCTTCGAGAGATTCCAAGAAAAATATCAGGTAAATGTGAAAATTGTAAATATATATCAATTTGTAATGGTGGAAGTCGAAGTAGAGCTTATGTGATTCATAATGATTTATGGGCAGAAGATCCATCATGTTATTTAACAAATGAAGAAATAAAGGCATAA
- a CDS encoding cytochrome D1 domain-containing protein: MKKIFILLTLLLVNTLLSEEKLFIIERETNSVAVIKNEKKVSRMNDMGNTNHSLIKFDGDKGFIISRDGYIIKFDNNTEKIEARYKTSNSAIGFTIGKKYVAVANYDDTSVDILDKDLNLIKKIQTGSRNVGIKIYKNYLVFAQMDSDTLSVYEDITKGEKLPDFRLVKNFKNIGIMPFDAMIKDNKYIVGFFKSSFFGTIDLDTMTYKKVQIYLADRKLVLKVPHFGLWSISNSKVFVPAVGDNKVLVYDLDFNFVKNIEIEGLPVFTSLSPNQRYLAVTHSGDKFPVVQIIDTQELKVIKRFEFKGKVLHLRWSKQTPNLYISVNDTNYVAVVDSKSWNVVNQIENIEKPSGIFLYEIKEK, encoded by the coding sequence ATGAAAAAAATATTTATATTACTTACTCTTTTGTTAGTAAATACTCTTCTATCAGAGGAGAAGCTTTTTATTATTGAAAGAGAAACAAACTCAGTTGCAGTTATAAAGAATGAAAAGAAAGTATCTAGGATGAATGATATGGGGAACACAAACCATAGTTTAATTAAATTTGATGGTGATAAAGGTTTTATTATAAGCCGTGATGGATATATTATAAAATTTGATAATAATACTGAAAAAATAGAAGCAAGATATAAAACAAGTAATAGTGCAATTGGTTTTACAATTGGCAAAAAATATGTAGCCGTTGCAAATTATGATGATACTAGTGTTGATATTTTAGATAAAGATTTAAACTTAATAAAAAAAATACAAACAGGTTCAAGAAATGTGGGCATTAAAATTTATAAAAATTATTTAGTTTTTGCACAAATGGATAGTGATACCTTATCTGTATATGAGGATATAACGAAGGGAGAAAAATTACCAGATTTTAGATTAGTAAAGAATTTTAAAAATATTGGAATTATGCCTTTTGATGCCATGATAAAAGATAATAAATATATAGTAGGTTTTTTTAAATCAAGTTTCTTTGGAACTATTGATTTAGACACAATGACTTATAAAAAAGTACAAATATATTTAGCTGATAGGAAATTAGTATTAAAAGTACCTCATTTTGGCTTATGGTCTATTTCAAATAGTAAAGTTTTTGTACCAGCTGTAGGAGACAATAAAGTTCTTGTATATGACTTAGATTTTAATTTTGTAAAAAATATAGAAATAGAAGGTTTGCCTGTTTTTACAAGTTTAAGCCCAAATCAAAGATATTTAGCTGTAACACATAGTGGTGATAAGTTTCCAGTAGTTCAAATAATTGATACTCAAGAATTAAAAGTTATAAAAAGATTTGAGTTTAAGGGAAAAGTTTTACATCTTAGATGGTCAAAACAGACACCAAATCTATATATATCTGTAAATGATACAAATTATGTAGCAGTTGTAGATTCAAAAAGTTGGAATGTAGTTAATCAAATAGAGAATATAGAAAAACCATCAGGGATTTTTCTATATGAAATAAAGGAAAAATAG
- a CDS encoding sensor histidine kinase: MNKSERNALLSFLSIYISSAMLLLGVLFYFYYKEQYKSLQKSCSMELINASMKVKTDILNAYMNNEKYIPVAFDNKDIRYALYDKDKNYLFSNLDREDAVDFTRRFYEKAEQHFFIQKLEEDNIPIKYIVIETCQGVESINRLKVYLTIIFFLSSIFIGFVAFFLAKLLLKPVREKVVSMDNFIKDSAHELNTPVSVLMTSVSMLKNGKNPEKMMKYILSSSKQISQIYNDIHFSAFNDINESLEEKFNLAQLVEDSVDFFNDISVTKNIKIKSDVRDLKVFMDRTKAQKLVNNLISNAIKYSGFNSTIKVTLIDGILRVEDFGIGVSEEDQKEIFKRFKRGKNIEGGFGIGLDIVNRVCKSYNLKLNLESKVNQGSTFSIDFNSVICL; the protein is encoded by the coding sequence TTGAATAAAAGTGAAAGAAACGCATTACTTAGTTTTTTATCAATATATATAAGTTCTGCAATGCTTCTTTTAGGAGTGTTGTTTTATTTTTATTATAAAGAGCAATATAAGTCTTTACAAAAGAGTTGTAGTATGGAGTTAATCAATGCTTCAATGAAGGTAAAAACTGATATTTTAAATGCCTATATGAATAATGAAAAATATATTCCCGTAGCTTTTGATAATAAAGATATTAGATATGCTCTTTATGATAAAGATAAAAACTATTTATTTTCAAATTTAGATAGAGAAGATGCAGTTGATTTTACAAGAAGATTTTATGAAAAAGCAGAACAACACTTCTTTATACAAAAACTTGAAGAAGATAATATTCCTATAAAATATATTGTTATTGAGACTTGTCAAGGTGTAGAGAGTATTAATAGATTAAAGGTTTATCTTACAATTATCTTTTTCTTAAGTTCTATTTTTATTGGTTTTGTTGCATTTTTCTTAGCAAAACTTTTACTAAAACCAGTACGGGAAAAAGTTGTTTCAATGGATAACTTTATAAAAGACTCTGCCCATGAATTAAATACACCAGTTTCTGTCTTAATGACTTCTGTTTCAATGTTAAAAAATGGGAAAAACCCAGAAAAGATGATGAAGTATATTTTAAGTAGTTCAAAGCAAATTTCTCAGATTTATAATGATATTCACTTCTCTGCTTTTAATGATATAAATGAGAGTCTAGAAGAGAAATTTAATTTAGCTCAATTAGTAGAAGATAGTGTAGACTTTTTTAATGATATTTCTGTTACTAAAAATATTAAAATCAAATCTGATGTTCGAGATTTAAAAGTTTTTATGGATAGAACAAAGGCACAAAAATTAGTAAATAATTTGATTTCAAATGCAATAAAATATAGTGGTTTTAATTCAACTATAAAAGTTACTCTTATTGATGGAATATTAAGGGTTGAAGATTTTGGAATAGGTGTAAGTGAAGAAGACCAAAAAGAGATTTTCAAGAGATTTAAAAGAGGAAAAAATATTGAAGGTGGTTTTGGTATTGGTTTAGATATTGTAAATAGAGTATGTAAATCTTATAATTTAAAGTTAAACCTTGAATCAAAAGTAAATCAAGGTTCAACCTTTTCAATAGACTTTAATTCTGTTATTTGCCTATAG
- a CDS encoding response regulator transcription factor translates to MKVLLLEDDPALNDLLNEHLVDQGFDVTLCINGQEALEYLVDDVFDFALLDINTPILSGIDVLKTIRTDYKNQTPVIILTAFQDMKHLKESFESGVDDYIKKPFDLEELDQRIKKLCKQFNLDNNSEIKISEEMTFLPELCQLHYKGTIKHLAQKERDILSYFCKHKNRVISSEELLQNIWAYEEMPTDATIRVYIKNLREALGKDKIQTIRGIGYKFE, encoded by the coding sequence TTGAAAGTTCTACTTCTAGAAGATGACCCCGCACTAAATGATTTATTAAATGAACATCTAGTTGACCAAGGTTTTGATGTAACTTTATGCATAAATGGTCAAGAAGCCTTAGAGTATTTAGTTGATGATGTTTTTGATTTTGCACTTTTAGATATAAATACTCCAATACTTTCAGGTATTGATGTTTTAAAAACTATTCGAACTGATTATAAAAATCAAACACCAGTTATTATTTTAACAGCTTTTCAAGATATGAAGCATCTAAAAGAGTCTTTTGAGAGTGGAGTAGATGATTATATTAAAAAACCTTTTGATTTAGAAGAGTTAGACCAAAGAATAAAAAAGTTATGCAAACAGTTTAACTTGGATAATAATAGTGAGATAAAAATCTCAGAAGAGATGACTTTTTTACCTGAACTTTGCCAGTTACATTACAAAGGTACAATTAAACACTTAGCTCAAAAAGAGAGAGATATTCTTAGTTATTTTTGTAAACATAAAAATAGAGTGATTTCTAGTGAAGAGTTATTACAGAATATTTGGGCATATGAAGAGATGCCAACTGATGCTACAATAAGGGTTTATATAAAGAATTTAAGAGAAGCTTTGGGTAAAGATAAGATACAAACAATTAGGGGAATAGGGTATAAATTTGAATAA